One window of the Pseudomonas sihuiensis genome contains the following:
- a CDS encoding substrate-binding periplasmic protein — translation MLACLSLTVAAELLHVGFGTHKPPYVYEGEPRGLEYELVERAAHNAGFEVTAYYAPIERLHLMLRRGEIDAITTTHERSGVQAFYSDVYIHYQNVAVALAKRGYRIEQIADLGQYAVSAFQRARLLMGPEFERMAMNNPRYREEALQINRNRLLYSGRTDVVVGDRRIIRYLDREVDDQVDVTQPLAWFDIFPPTPYRVGFRRDEQRRRFDEGLRMLRESGEYQRIEQRYLTD, via the coding sequence ATGCTGGCATGCCTGAGCCTGACGGTTGCGGCCGAGCTGCTGCATGTCGGCTTTGGCACGCACAAGCCGCCTTATGTCTACGAAGGTGAGCCGCGTGGCCTGGAATATGAATTGGTGGAGCGTGCTGCGCACAACGCCGGTTTTGAAGTGACCGCCTATTACGCGCCGATAGAGCGCTTGCACCTGATGCTGCGCCGCGGCGAGATCGACGCCATTACCACCACTCACGAGCGCAGTGGCGTGCAGGCCTTCTATTCGGACGTCTACATCCATTACCAGAACGTGGCGGTGGCGCTGGCCAAGCGCGGTTATCGCATCGAGCAGATCGCCGACCTCGGCCAGTACGCGGTCAGCGCCTTTCAGCGTGCTCGACTGCTGATGGGGCCAGAGTTCGAGCGCATGGCCATGAACAATCCGCGTTATCGCGAGGAGGCGCTGCAGATCAATCGCAATCGTCTGCTCTACAGCGGTCGCACCGATGTGGTGGTGGGCGACAGGCGCATCATTCGCTACCTGGACCGCGAGGTGGATGATCAGGTCGACGTCACCCAGCCACTGGCCTGGTTCGATATTTTCCCACCGACGCCATACCGTGTCGGCTTTCGCCGGGACGAACAGCGTCGGCGTTTCGACGAGGGTCTTCGTATGCTC
- a CDS encoding zinc-dependent alcohol dehydrogenase family protein: MLKAEYQQRGPVPQDVISAVPLQLPEPAAGQVRVKVLAAPINPSDVLTLTGAYGMLPPLPAVGGNEGVGKVEALGEGVSNFKVGQTVLLPVGCGTWVTALNAPAEKLIPLPDADPLQLAMLTVNPPTASLLLSEFVDLKPGDWVIQNAANSGVGSYLIQLAKLRGFKTINVVRRDSAVAGVEAEGGDLVLVDGPDLAKRVRAATGGAEVRLGIDAVGGVSTDNLAAVLANGGVLVNYGMMSGQACQVSPASFVFRDVTLRGFWLAKWFQQASPAQQMKVFGELVQLIASGKLKTRVAATYDLEHIKDAVAAAASGERDGKILLVP, encoded by the coding sequence ATGCTCAAAGCCGAATACCAACAACGCGGCCCGGTGCCGCAGGACGTGATCAGCGCGGTGCCACTGCAGTTGCCGGAACCCGCTGCCGGACAAGTGCGGGTCAAGGTACTGGCAGCACCGATCAACCCGTCCGACGTGCTGACCCTGACCGGCGCCTACGGCATGCTGCCGCCACTGCCGGCCGTGGGCGGCAACGAAGGCGTCGGCAAGGTCGAGGCGCTCGGTGAAGGCGTGAGCAACTTCAAGGTCGGCCAGACCGTGCTGCTGCCGGTCGGCTGCGGTACCTGGGTCACGGCTCTGAATGCGCCAGCGGAAAAACTCATCCCGCTGCCGGATGCCGACCCGCTGCAACTGGCCATGCTTACCGTCAACCCACCCACGGCCTCGCTGCTGCTCAGCGAATTCGTCGACCTCAAACCGGGCGACTGGGTGATCCAGAACGCCGCCAACTCCGGCGTCGGCAGCTACCTGATTCAGCTGGCCAAGCTGCGCGGTTTCAAGACCATCAACGTGGTACGCCGTGATTCGGCCGTTGCCGGCGTCGAGGCCGAGGGCGGTGATCTGGTGCTGGTGGACGGACCGGACCTGGCCAAGCGTGTGCGCGCAGCCACTGGCGGCGCCGAAGTACGCCTGGGGATCGACGCGGTCGGCGGCGTCAGCACCGACAACCTGGCCGCAGTGCTGGCCAACGGCGGTGTACTGGTGAACTACGGCATGATGAGCGGCCAGGCCTGCCAGGTCTCTCCCGCCTCCTTCGTGTTTCGCGACGTGACCCTGCGCGGTTTCTGGCTGGCCAAGTGGTTCCAGCAGGCCAGCCCGGCGCAGCAGATGAAGGTGTTCGGCGAACTGGTGCAACTGATCGCCAGTGGCAAGCTGAAGACCCGCGTCGCGGCGACTTATGACCTGGAGCACATCAAGGACGCCGTGGCGGCAGCCGCCAGCGGCGAGCGTGACGGCAAGATTCTGCTGGTGCCCTGA
- a CDS encoding putative bifunctional diguanylate cyclase/phosphodiesterase — protein sequence MEGLSIRFLADLPEQGQLLLNCEHDPWLVALSYVIASVGSLSTLTIARHLDNVLRRSMRLVWGLLGGLCLAGAIWSMHFIGMLAFQAPVAIRYDLATTVLSLLVALAASLLAVYYMAMPRPGLSRQLLAASIIGLGISAMHYSGMAAIRSEAQAYYHGGLFTLSIVIAISASFAALLLNRYVRHGSQLRQRWMKYSAALVMGAAIASMHYTGMAALNLVVADGTPLQLRSADNSVQLVLIVASITLLILSLSLAAAWIGRKLDDKERDLQRVNTLLVQLDQAKASLEQVAHFDPLTELLNRRGFNRVFAATLEEHAVTGRSLAVMFLDVDHFKRINDSLGHDAGDELLRVVAQRIRSALRERDIIARFGGDEFCVVASLDSNADPRALAARMLEHMKEPISFAGRKIVMTTSVGISLLPQDGGNADELLKHADLALYQSKGSGRNVVHFFNPHLKQKASFELQLEEDLRQALQQDSGLTLFYQPIIDLRSGALSKLEALVRWHHPQHGLLTPERFIAIAEANGFIDQLDNWVLRRACLDLNSLDQMGYPGLKIAVNCSALNLANDQLPGRIEQLLNATRCPAHCLELEVTESALLSNINRAIGLLENIRALGVSLSIDDFGTGYSSLAYLRRLPLDTLKVDRSFIQDVAHSSQDREIVHAIIAMAHALHLKVVAEGVETAEQLAFLQERDCDQVQGYLFSKPVPLEEILARFPPHYRPLERVAARS from the coding sequence ATGGAAGGACTGTCGATCCGCTTTCTCGCCGACCTACCCGAGCAGGGCCAGCTCCTGCTCAATTGCGAACACGACCCCTGGCTGGTGGCACTGTCCTACGTCATCGCCAGCGTCGGCAGCCTCAGCACGCTGACCATCGCCAGGCACCTCGATAACGTCCTGAGGCGCAGCATGCGTCTGGTCTGGGGGCTGCTCGGCGGGCTGTGCCTGGCCGGCGCCATCTGGTCCATGCACTTCATCGGCATGCTGGCCTTCCAGGCGCCTGTCGCCATTCGCTATGACCTCGCCACCACCGTGCTGTCGCTGCTGGTGGCCCTGGCCGCCTCACTCCTCGCCGTGTACTACATGGCCATGCCGCGTCCCGGCCTGAGCCGCCAGTTGCTGGCCGCCAGCATCATCGGCCTGGGTATCAGCGCCATGCACTACAGCGGGATGGCGGCGATCCGCTCGGAGGCTCAGGCCTACTACCACGGCGGCCTGTTCACCCTCTCCATCGTCATCGCCATCAGTGCCAGCTTCGCCGCGCTGCTGCTCAACCGCTACGTGCGCCACGGCTCGCAGCTTCGCCAACGCTGGATGAAGTATTCGGCGGCGCTGGTCATGGGCGCGGCGATCGCCTCGATGCACTACACCGGCATGGCCGCGCTCAACCTGGTGGTAGCGGACGGCACGCCGCTGCAGTTGCGCAGCGCCGACAACAGCGTGCAACTGGTGCTGATCGTCGCCTCCATCACCTTGCTGATTCTCAGCCTGAGCCTGGCCGCAGCCTGGATCGGCCGCAAGCTCGACGACAAGGAGCGCGACCTGCAACGGGTCAATACCCTGCTGGTGCAGCTCGATCAGGCCAAGGCATCGCTGGAGCAGGTGGCGCATTTCGATCCACTGACCGAGCTGCTCAACCGTCGCGGCTTCAACCGGGTGTTCGCCGCCACCCTGGAGGAACACGCGGTGACCGGCCGCAGCCTGGCGGTGATGTTCCTCGATGTCGATCACTTCAAACGCATCAATGACAGCCTTGGTCACGACGCTGGCGACGAGTTGCTGCGTGTGGTGGCACAGCGCATCCGCAGCGCGTTACGTGAGCGCGACATCATCGCGCGCTTCGGTGGCGACGAATTCTGCGTGGTCGCCAGCCTCGACAGCAACGCCGACCCACGCGCGCTGGCCGCACGCATGCTGGAGCACATGAAGGAGCCGATCAGCTTTGCCGGACGCAAGATCGTGATGACCACCAGCGTCGGCATCAGCCTGCTCCCCCAGGATGGCGGCAACGCCGACGAGTTGCTCAAGCATGCCGATCTGGCGCTGTATCAATCCAAGGGCAGCGGGCGCAACGTGGTGCATTTCTTCAATCCGCACCTGAAGCAGAAGGCCTCGTTCGAGCTGCAACTGGAAGAAGACCTGCGCCAGGCCCTGCAGCAGGACAGCGGCCTGACCCTGTTCTATCAACCGATCATCGATCTGCGCAGCGGCGCGCTGAGCAAACTCGAAGCCCTGGTACGCTGGCATCATCCGCAGCACGGCCTGCTGACACCCGAGCGCTTCATCGCCATCGCCGAAGCCAACGGTTTCATCGATCAGCTCGACAACTGGGTGCTGCGCCGCGCCTGTCTCGACCTCAACAGCCTGGATCAAATGGGTTATCCGGGGTTGAAGATCGCGGTCAACTGCTCGGCGCTGAACCTGGCCAACGATCAGTTGCCTGGCCGCATCGAGCAGTTGTTGAACGCGACGCGCTGCCCTGCTCACTGCCTGGAGCTGGAGGTGACCGAGAGCGCGCTACTGAGCAACATCAATCGCGCCATCGGCCTGCTGGAAAACATTCGCGCGCTGGGCGTCAGCCTGTCCATCGACGACTTCGGCACCGGTTATTCCTCGCTCGCCTACCTGCGCCGCCTACCTCTGGATACGCTGAAGGTCGACCGCTCCTTCATTCAGGACGTGGCCCACTCCAGTCAGGACCGCGAGATCGTCCACGCCATCATCGCCATGGCCCACGCCCTGCATCTGAAGGTCGTCGCCGAAGGCGTGGAAACCGCCGAGCAGCTGGCGTTCCTTCAGGAACGCGACTGCGATCAGGTGCAGGGCTATCTGTTCAGCAAACCGGTACCGCTGGAGGAAATCCTGGCCCGCTTCCCGCCGCATTACCGGCCGCTGGAACGGGTAGCGGCAAGGTCTTGA
- a CDS encoding hydroxypyruvate isomerase family protein, translating into MKIAANLSMLFTELPLRERVLAAMTAGFDGVEIQFPYELPAVALKEVLELTALPLVLINVPAGDLMTGGPGLASVPARQAEFDAALQEALTYAAMARPACINVLPGRLAEGVSREQALDCLAANLRKSAEAFATLGIRVLVEAINPIDMPGFLINTPEDLDALLRAVDHPNLAAQYDLYHMARQGLDVAAGMRLLAGRIGHVQFADVPGRGAPGTGELAFPALLGALRDSGYSGWLGAEYKPGEVGTQASLGWLQAFRA; encoded by the coding sequence ATGAAGATCGCTGCCAACCTGTCCATGCTGTTCACCGAGTTGCCGCTGCGCGAGCGCGTGCTGGCGGCGATGACGGCGGGTTTCGATGGCGTGGAAATTCAGTTCCCTTATGAGTTGCCAGCGGTAGCCCTGAAAGAAGTGCTGGAGTTGACCGCTTTGCCGCTGGTGCTGATCAACGTGCCGGCGGGCGATCTGATGACCGGCGGTCCTGGCCTGGCCAGCGTGCCGGCGCGTCAGGCCGAGTTCGACGCCGCCCTGCAGGAGGCGCTGACCTACGCCGCCATGGCGCGCCCGGCCTGCATCAATGTGCTGCCTGGGCGCCTGGCCGAAGGCGTGAGCCGCGAGCAGGCGCTGGATTGCCTGGCTGCCAACCTGCGCAAAAGCGCCGAGGCCTTCGCGACGTTGGGCATCCGCGTGTTGGTGGAGGCGATCAACCCGATCGACATGCCGGGCTTTCTGATCAATACGCCGGAGGATCTGGATGCGCTGCTGCGCGCAGTGGATCACCCGAATCTGGCCGCACAGTACGACCTCTACCATATGGCGCGTCAGGGGCTGGACGTGGCCGCAGGCATGCGCTTGCTGGCCGGGCGCATCGGTCATGTGCAGTTCGCCGACGTGCCGGGGCGCGGCGCGCCAGGTACCGGCGAGCTGGCGTTCCCCGCGCTGCTCGGTGCTTTACGTGACAGCGGTTACAGCGGCTGGCTGGGCGCCGAGTACAAGCCGGGCGAGGTGGGTACGCAGGCCAGCCTGGGCTGGTTGCAGGCGTTCAGGGCTTGA
- a CDS encoding NAD(P)-dependent oxidoreductase — MTATLPALAFAGIGLMGLPMTRRLLAAGYPLTLWNRTPDKCASLLEQGAHRVENPAELCRDANVVMLCLANTEVVREVVFGPGGIVEGARPGQLLVDFSSLEPAATREMAAELEARTGMRWVDAPVSGGTPGAEAGTLAIMAGGREEDVERVRPVLAHLGQRLTRMGEVGAGQVTKVCNQMIVACNALVIAEVVALAERSGVDASLIASALAGGFADSKPLQILAPQMAASQFEPIKWHVRTLLKDLDTAVKLSREQGSATPMSGLAAQLMRLHGSQGNLECDPATLVELLREQCP, encoded by the coding sequence ATGACCGCAACGCTTCCCGCCCTGGCCTTCGCCGGGATTGGTCTGATGGGCCTACCGATGACCCGCCGCCTGCTCGCCGCAGGCTACCCGCTGACCCTCTGGAACCGCACGCCTGACAAATGCGCGTCGCTGCTGGAGCAGGGCGCGCATCGCGTGGAGAACCCCGCCGAGCTGTGTCGCGATGCCAATGTGGTGATGCTCTGCCTGGCCAATACCGAGGTGGTGCGTGAGGTGGTGTTCGGCCCGGGCGGGATCGTCGAGGGCGCGCGGCCGGGGCAGTTGCTGGTGGACTTTTCCAGCCTGGAGCCGGCGGCCACCCGTGAGATGGCCGCCGAGCTGGAGGCACGTACTGGCATGCGCTGGGTGGATGCGCCGGTTTCCGGTGGTACGCCGGGTGCCGAAGCCGGCACGCTGGCGATCATGGCTGGCGGCCGGGAAGAGGACGTGGAGCGCGTGCGCCCGGTGCTGGCGCATCTGGGCCAGCGCCTGACGCGCATGGGCGAGGTGGGCGCCGGGCAGGTGACCAAGGTGTGCAACCAGATGATCGTGGCCTGCAACGCGCTGGTGATCGCCGAAGTGGTGGCGCTGGCCGAGCGCTCCGGCGTCGACGCCAGCCTGATCGCCTCGGCGCTGGCCGGTGGTTTCGCCGACTCCAAGCCGCTGCAGATCCTTGCGCCACAGATGGCCGCCAGCCAGTTCGAGCCGATCAAGTGGCACGTGCGCACGCTGCTCAAGGACCTCGATACGGCGGTCAAACTATCCCGTGAGCAGGGCAGCGCCACGCCCATGAGCGGCTTGGCCGCGCAGTTGATGCGCCTGCACGGCAGCCAGGGCAACCTGGAATGCGACCCGGCCACCCTGGTGGAACTGCTACGGGAGCAATGCCCATGA
- a CDS encoding putative selenate ABC transporter substrate-binding protein, with product MFKNTLALAAGIALSVSAVFAQAADVLKVSAIPDEAPTELLRKFKPLGAYLEQELGMKVEFVPVADYAAVVEALAADRIDMAWLGGFTFVQARLKTGNAVPLVQREQDAEFTSKFITSDPAVKSLQDLKGKTFAFGSVSSTSGSLMPRYFMLQDGIKPEDFFSRVAYSGAHDATAAWVQAGKADAGVLNASVWQKLVDAGKVDTDKVKVFATTPTYYDYNWTVRGNLDADLQAKIKAAFLALDPAKPEQKAILDLQAASRFIETKPENYEGIEEAARAAGLLK from the coding sequence ATGTTCAAGAACACCCTGGCGCTCGCCGCCGGCATCGCCCTGTCTGTATCTGCTGTATTCGCGCAAGCCGCCGACGTCCTCAAGGTCTCGGCCATTCCTGACGAAGCCCCCACCGAACTGCTGCGCAAGTTCAAGCCGCTGGGCGCCTACCTGGAACAGGAACTGGGCATGAAGGTGGAGTTCGTGCCAGTGGCCGACTACGCAGCCGTGGTCGAGGCGCTGGCCGCTGACCGTATCGACATGGCCTGGCTCGGCGGTTTCACCTTCGTCCAGGCACGCCTGAAAACCGGCAACGCCGTGCCGCTGGTGCAGCGCGAGCAGGACGCCGAGTTCACCAGCAAATTCATCACCTCCGACCCGGCGGTGAAGTCCCTGCAGGATCTGAAAGGCAAGACCTTCGCCTTCGGCTCGGTGTCCTCCACTTCCGGCAGCCTGATGCCGCGCTACTTCATGCTGCAGGACGGCATCAAGCCGGAAGACTTCTTCAGCCGCGTGGCCTACTCCGGTGCTCACGACGCCACCGCCGCCTGGGTACAGGCCGGCAAGGCCGATGCCGGTGTGCTCAACGCCTCGGTGTGGCAGAAACTGGTGGACGCCGGCAAGGTCGACACCGACAAGGTCAAGGTCTTCGCCACCACCCCGACCTACTACGACTACAACTGGACCGTGCGCGGCAACCTCGACGCCGACCTGCAGGCGAAGATCAAGGCCGCCTTCCTCGCCCTCGACCCGGCCAAGCCCGAGCAAAAGGCGATTCTCGACCTGCAGGCCGCCAGCCGCTTTATCGAGACCAAGCCCGAGAACTACGAAGGCATCGAAGAAGCCGCTCGCGCTGCCGGCCTGTTGAAGTGA